In the Staphylococcus sp. IVB6240 genome, one interval contains:
- a CDS encoding YnfA family protein yields MNFVYATAIFILAGLCEIGGGYLIWLWLRADKPMWLGFLGGVALILYGIVATLQTFPTFGRVYAAYGGVFIVLSLMWAYWIDKEPPDKFDIIGGIICVIGVLVMVLPSRG; encoded by the coding sequence ATGAATTTTGTATATGCAACAGCGATATTTATTTTAGCGGGCTTATGCGAAATTGGTGGTGGTTATCTCATATGGTTATGGCTGCGTGCGGATAAACCGATGTGGTTAGGTTTCTTGGGGGGCGTTGCATTAATCCTATATGGCATTGTTGCAACACTGCAAACTTTTCCAACATTCGGTCGTGTTTATGCAGCATATGGTGGTGTGTTTATCGTATTAAGCCTGATGTGGGCGTATTGGATTGACAAAGAACCACCTGATAAGTTTGACATCATTGGTGGCATCATCTGTGTCATTGGTGTACTAGTGATGGTTTTGCCATCGAGGGGCTGA